The proteins below come from a single Stigmatopora argus isolate UIUO_Sarg chromosome 11, RoL_Sarg_1.0, whole genome shotgun sequence genomic window:
- the gpatch11 gene encoding G patch domain-containing protein 11 gives MSDEEDDYMSDAFLNQIQDVKPGVTMVRRVKEAMKREVKHKEINIKNRQKTFKEQEKESRETALQSSISNDNKGFALLQKMGYKAGQGLGKEGAGRVDPIPLNIKTDRGGIGMEEAKKRKAEEELERYRKKIQAEKQNETKSLQDFRSRVQTEREERKMEGDLRRSQRACEQLDSQKDITVPREEWYWPKVEDDEQTDDLKEEEEEEEDESVELTSFDKLQILTSYLRGIHFYCIWCGTTYNDEEDLSTNCPGNTEADHE, from the exons aTGTCCGACGAGGAAGATGATTACATGTCTGATGCTTTCCTAAATCAAAT ACAAGATGTCAAACCAGGCGTCACCATGGTGAGGCGGGTGAAAGAAGCAATGAAAAGGGAAGTAAAACACAAAGAGATCAACATTAAAAATCGGCAAAAAACCTTTAAGGAGCAAGAAAAGGAAAGCCGTGAAACAGCTTTGCAGAGCTCTATTAGTAATGACAATAAGGGATTTGCACTTTTACAGAAAATGGGTTATAAAGCTGGACAAGGCCTTGGAAAGGAAG GGGCCGGCAGAGTTGACCCAATTCCGCTGAATATTAAAACTG ACAGGGGCGGCATTGGAATGGAAGAGGCAAAGAAGAGAAAAGCAGAAGAGGAGCTGGAACGATATCGAAAGAAAATACAAGCAGAGAAACAAAATGAGACCAAATCTCTGCAAGATTTTAG GTCGAGAGTACAGACTGAGAGAGAGGAGCGAAAAATGGAAGGAGATCTGAGAAGGAGTCAACGAGCCTGTGAGCAGTTGGATTCACAGAAG GACATCACGGTCCCAAGAGAGGAATGGTACTGGCCTAAAGTAGAGGATGATGAGCAGACAGATGATcttaaagaagaagaagaggaggaggaggatgagagTGTGGAGTTAACG TCCTTTGATAAACTGCAAATATTGACATCCTATTTAAGAGGGATCCATTTTTACTGCATATGGTGCGGAACAACCTATAATG ATGAGGAGGACCTCTCCACAAACTGTCCTGGGAATACAGAAGCAGACCatgaataa